In the genome of Bacillus sp. S3, one region contains:
- a CDS encoding DUF1801 domain-containing protein, whose product MYELKTKETENSVIEFIEKVDSLKKREDAYKLLDIFTETTGYPAKMWGPSIIGFGSYHYKYESGHEGDAPLVGFSPRKVKISLYFAPGETKREELLEEFGKHTTGKACVYINKVADIDVDVLRALIKESVTFLKEMYPEQGK is encoded by the coding sequence ATGTACGAATTAAAAACAAAAGAGACCGAGAATAGTGTGATTGAATTTATTGAAAAGGTTGATAGTCTAAAAAAACGTGAAGATGCCTATAAATTATTAGATATCTTTACGGAAACGACGGGTTATCCAGCAAAGATGTGGGGTCCCAGTATCATTGGATTCGGTTCCTATCATTATAAATATGAGTCAGGGCATGAAGGGGATGCACCGCTAGTTGGTTTCTCACCTCGTAAAGTAAAAATCAGTTTATATTTTGCTCCTGGAGAAACGAAACGGGAAGAATTGCTAGAGGAGTTTGGGAAACATACAACAGGAAAAGCATGTGTCTACATTAATAAAGTAGCAGATATTGATGTTGATGTGTTAAGGGCATTAATTAAGGAGTCCGTCACGTTTTTGAAAGAAATGTATCCGGAACAGGGGAAATGA
- a CDS encoding YtoQ family protein, which translates to MELTVYLAGQIHDTWREDVKKKAKEKNLPLVFVAPQTNHERSDNIGEEILGPQPGNFYKDDAASDINNFRTQVLMQKSDIVIALFGEKYKQWNTAMDASTAIAMNKPTIIIRPESLIHPLKELSNKANVTVETVDQALDVISYIFE; encoded by the coding sequence TTGGAATTAACTGTGTATTTAGCTGGGCAGATTCATGATACTTGGAGAGAAGACGTAAAGAAAAAGGCAAAAGAAAAAAATCTACCCTTAGTATTTGTCGCACCTCAAACAAACCATGAACGATCAGACAATATCGGCGAAGAAATTCTCGGTCCTCAGCCCGGAAATTTCTATAAGGATGATGCTGCCTCTGATATAAACAATTTCAGAACCCAGGTTTTAATGCAGAAATCAGATATAGTCATTGCCCTATTTGGTGAAAAGTATAAGCAATGGAATACAGCCATGGATGCCAGCACAGCAATTGCAATGAACAAACCTACCATAATCATTAGGCCTGAATCATTAATACATCCATTAAAAGAACTTTCCAATAAAGCGAATGTAACTGTGGAAACCGTTGATCAAGCCTTGGATGTTATAAGTTATATTTTTGAATAA
- a CDS encoding zinc ribbon domain-containing protein YjdM, with protein MSSLPNCPKCNSEYTYEDQSLFVCPECAHEWALNSETENNEDQKIVKDANGNVLTDGDSVTVIKDLKVKGSSSVLKVGTKVKNIRLVDGDHDIDCKIDGFGAMKLKSEFVKKV; from the coding sequence ATGTCAAGTTTACCAAACTGTCCAAAATGTAATTCAGAATACACGTATGAGGATCAAAGCCTTTTTGTTTGCCCGGAATGTGCTCATGAGTGGGCTTTAAACTCAGAAACGGAAAATAATGAAGACCAAAAGATCGTCAAGGATGCAAATGGAAATGTTTTAACTGATGGGGATTCTGTAACAGTCATCAAGGACCTGAAAGTAAAAGGAAGCTCATCCGTCTTAAAAGTAGGCACAAAAGTGAAAAATATACGTTTAGTTGATGGGGACCATGATATTGATTGTAAAATTGATGGTTTTGGAGCAATGAAATTAAAATCTGAATTTGTTAAAAAGGTATAA